A part of Aspergillus flavus chromosome 1, complete sequence genomic DNA contains:
- a CDS encoding putative ARS binding protein Abp2 → MESSFPNVMNPSERSDIGAPPMVVQQYARYPPTLEPGLQSASSLGSARSRMAASKSPPLHRKATPRSIQSSPTVPRPAIPPSSAARSGPSMSPPVYDPLRQRQPPRESLDQAESRSLPSRDITDETIDDAYVMFIFYCNPNVPLSVDTSELRKTFRCPPRSDGKSFSIFTLWELIRKLDSKELKTWISLATELGVEPPDLEQGQSTQKVQQYAVRLKRWMRAMHVDAFFEYCLGHPHPYYTQLPANNAVVSESRDGVPLEEDLALRALVPQWKPKRGRKRAEERESINDRLSKRPQLDTSVGILHTSTFPAHSATFPQSAIPFSAFPDEIEPNDPWIAATSSFGANGPSGNPVPQQGQDLRWRSVEREASPSSYPHSAILPRGHHPSDVFLPPTEPRSAVTPSSEKSRPKRRHGPAVSSAWPTNNGSSTGKTRGRPPGRGTTSGPFSSFPVNPSRSEPSHLHSSNARPPSIILDQDPSGRYSNAQYQQSPTPFPGGNRPNKLQLQVPQHPGAPVRLATPPTLMVNGVNNASFKVEGQQRNSTSAPPHDTTGAATNAPTGAHRSTNPNADISSDELVRVLSSDLLHGRVTGRPTPLSVEEARTLSLSMVANLTASYSQLPLGMPVLLSALHLGLGQHFGYPGVTESAMTIDIKAPTAPSVDASVAPSTEERSSNFTYTIFQEYKHGLHFSTKVTYGGFTINKLEANKTGNAPGVTEDLDNSLADVNSSTDGEFEVDGAENAVPEMTWKQRYIKLRSQMQKKERALSQYKRKILESVMADI, encoded by the exons ATGGAAAGCTCGTTTCCAAATGTCATGAACCCATCGGAGAGGAGCGACATAGGGGCGCCGCCGATGGTTGTTCAACAGTATGCAAGGTATCCACCTACGTTGGAACCTGGATTACAGAGCGCTTCCTCTCTAGGCAGTGCTCGCAGCCGAATGGCGGCCTCCAAATCTCCCCCACTTCATCGCAAAGCAACTCCGCGCAGTATACAATCCTCGCCGACAGTTCCGCGACCGGCCATTCCCCCATCATCTGCTGCACGCTCGGGGCCATCGATGTCCCCTCCAGTGTACGATCCTCTCCGCCAAAGACAACCGCCTAGAGAGTCCTTAGACCAAGCAGAGTCCCGATCGCTGCCATCCCGTGACATTACAGATGAAACCATTGATGACGCTTACGTGatgtttattttctattgTAATCCAAATGTGCCTCTGTCTGTAGACACTAGCGAGTTGCGAAAGACTTTCCGGTGCCCCCCACGGAGTGACGGTAAAAGCTTCAGTATCTTCACGCTCTGGGAACTCATTCGGAAACTAGACAGCAAAGAATTGAAAACGTGGATATCTTTGGCGACCGAGTTGGGAGTGGAACCGCCTGATTTGGAGCAGGGGCAAAGCACGCAAAAGGTCCAGCAATATGCTGTTCGCCTAAAG CGCTGGATGCGAGCGATGcatgttgatgctttctttgAATATTGCCTCggacatcctcatccttaTTATACTCAGCTTCCTGCCAATAATGCAGTGGTCAGCGAGAGTCGCGACGGAGTGCCTTTAGAAGAGGACCTCGCTTTACGAGCCCTCGTCCCTCAGTGGAAACCCAAGCGAGGTAGAAAGCGAgcggaagagagggagagtATAAATGATAGATTATCCAAACGGCCGCAGCTCGATACCTCTGTGGGCATCTTACACACGAGTACATTCCCAGCTCACTCGGCCACTTTTCCTCAAAGTGCAATTCCATTCAGCGCCTTCCCTGATGAGATCGAGCCTAATGATCCATGGATAGCAGCCACGTCCTCATTTGGAGCGAATGGCCCGTCAGGGAACCCGGTTCCTCAACAAGGCCAGGACCTTCGGTGGAGATCAGTTGAGCGAGAGGCTTCACCTTCAAGTTACCCGCACTCTGCAATTCTTCCTAGGGGCCACCATCCATCCGACGTATTTCTTCCTCCTACGGAGCCTCGGTCAGCGGTTACGCCGTCGTCCGAGAAGTCGCGCCCTAAACGGCGTCATGGACCAGCTGTTTCATCTGCCTGGCCGACCAACAATGGATCGTCTACTGGGAAAACTCGGGGACGACCTCCCGGTCGCGGGACAACATCCGgtcccttttcctcttttccagTGAACCCTAGTCGCTCCGAACCATCCCATTTGCACAGCTCCAACGCAAGACCTCCTTCCATTATCCTAGACCAAGATCCTTCCGGCCGCTATTCCAACGCTCAATACCAGCAATCTCCTACGCCATTTCCTGGCGGTAATAGACCAAACAAACTCCAGCTGCAAGTCCCTCAGCACCCAGGCGCGCCAGTCCGTCTCGCGACACCGCCAACACTAATGGTGAACGGCGTCAACAATGCGTCTTTTAAAGTTGAGGGACAGCAGCGTAACAGcacttcagctcctccacaCGACACTACTGGCGCAGCAACAAACGCTCCAACTGGTGCACATCGCAGTACTAACCCGAATGCAGACATTTCGTCTGATGAGCTTGTTCGTGTGCTCTCCAGTGATTTGCTGCACGGAAGAGTAACTGGTCGCCCCACTCCTTTAAGTGTTGAAGAGGCCCGAACACTCTCTTTGTCCATGGTCGCTAATTTGACTGCTTCGTATTCTCAACTGCCTTTGGGGATGCCAGTTCTTTTGTCAGCTCTGCATCTCGGGCTGGGGCAGCATTTTGGCTACCCTGGCGTAACAGAGAGTGCGATGACGATAGATATTAAAGCGCCGACTGCGCCTTCCGTCGATGCATCAGTGGCACCTAGCACTGAGGAACGCTCGTCAAATTTCACATATACTATCTTTCAGGAATATAAGCATGGGCTGCATTTCTCGACGAAGGTCACTTACGGTGGTTTCACTATCAACAAGCTGGAAGCCAACAAAACTGGCAATGCGCCCGGAGTGACAGAGGACCTGGACAATAGTTTGGCGGATGTGAATAGCTCGACAGATGGCGAATTCGAAGTGGATGGTGCAGAGAATGCTGTTCCTGAGATGACCTGGAAACAACGGTACATAAAGCTTCGCTCCCAGATGCAGAAAAAGGAGCGTGCCTTGTCCCAGTACAAGCGCAAGATTCTGGAGTCTGTGATGGCAGACATCTAA